A single region of the Pseudomonadota bacterium genome encodes:
- the phoU gene encoding phosphate signaling complex protein PhoU — protein METTDLGTHINRRFDQELDTLRNNVLRMGGLVQDQLQKAITAVVTGDSELGLKVAGDDYKVNKMEVDIDEECSHILVRRSPAAMDLRLILMVVKTITDLERIGDEAQKVGYLASRLAAMEQPDDHYRELKNLGSHVLAMLEDSLDAFASLDADKAKAVVLEDEQVDEEYEAINRQCLTFMMEDPKAIKRVMNVTWAARALERIGDHAKNISEYVIFLALGKDVRHTEISARLKES, from the coding sequence ATGGAAACCACCGATCTTGGAACCCATATCAATCGCCGCTTTGACCAGGAGCTCGACACGCTGCGCAACAACGTTTTGCGCATGGGTGGACTCGTACAAGATCAGCTGCAAAAAGCGATCACTGCTGTCGTCACCGGCGACAGTGAGCTCGGCCTCAAAGTGGCCGGCGACGATTACAAGGTCAACAAAATGGAAGTCGACATTGACGAGGAGTGCAGCCACATTCTGGTGCGCCGCTCGCCTGCCGCGATGGATCTTCGTCTTATTCTGATGGTGGTCAAAACGATTACGGACCTAGAACGCATCGGTGACGAAGCGCAAAAGGTCGGGTATCTCGCTTCACGTCTGGCGGCCATGGAGCAGCCTGACGATCACTATCGCGAGCTCAAAAACCTCGGTAGCCACGTTCTGGCCATGTTAGAAGACTCGCTCGACGCCTTTGCGTCACTCGATGCGGACAAGGCCAAAGCGGTCGTGCTCGAGGATGAGCAGGTTGACGAAGAGTACGAAGCCATCAACCGGCAGTGTCTGACGTTCATGATGGAAGACCCTAAAGCGATCAAGCGCGTCATGAATGTCACGTGGGCGGCGCGGGCGCTGGAGCGCATTGGCGACCACGCCAAGAACATCAGCGAATACGTGATATTTCTCGCATTGGGCAAGGATGTTCGCCATACAGAAATCAGTGCACGACTGAAAGAATCCTGA
- a CDS encoding PstS family phosphate ABC transporter substrate-binding protein: MLAASLLVVGPAHAQNSRDQINIVGSSTVYPFATVVAENFGNSTDFKTPKIEPTGSGGGLKAFCAGIGGQHPDITNASRRIKQSEIDMCAKNGVEEVVEVKIGYDGIVIANSVDADPIKLTRRDIFLALAKEVPDPAADGKLIANPYTTWNQVNSELPNVEIEVLGPPPTSGTRDAFVELAMEGGCKTFDWIKAMKKTDKNGYKALCHTMREDGKFIEVGENDNLIVTKLNHNKAALGIFGFSFLDQNSDSVQGATVDGSEPTFEAIADGDYPVSRPLYFYVKKAHIGSIPGIQEYVEEFVSENATGEDGYLTDKGLIPLPEDERADVLAAVAGMVSVKLAVVD; this comes from the coding sequence ATGCTCGCTGCGAGCCTACTGGTTGTCGGCCCAGCGCACGCTCAAAATAGCCGCGATCAGATCAACATTGTCGGCTCATCCACCGTTTACCCATTCGCCACGGTAGTGGCGGAGAACTTCGGTAATTCGACCGACTTCAAAACCCCGAAAATTGAGCCTACCGGCTCCGGCGGCGGCCTTAAAGCGTTTTGCGCCGGCATCGGCGGCCAGCATCCTGACATCACCAACGCGTCGCGCCGCATCAAGCAATCCGAGATTGACATGTGTGCCAAAAACGGCGTGGAAGAAGTCGTGGAAGTTAAAATCGGCTACGACGGCATTGTCATTGCTAACTCGGTAGACGCTGACCCGATCAAACTGACGCGACGAGACATTTTTCTGGCGCTGGCCAAAGAGGTGCCTGATCCGGCAGCGGACGGCAAGTTGATCGCCAACCCCTACACCACTTGGAATCAGGTGAACAGCGAACTGCCCAACGTCGAGATTGAAGTGCTGGGCCCGCCGCCTACATCCGGCACCCGAGATGCGTTCGTCGAGCTCGCAATGGAAGGTGGCTGCAAGACGTTTGATTGGATCAAAGCGATGAAAAAGACCGATAAAAACGGCTATAAAGCGCTGTGCCACACCATGCGAGAAGACGGTAAGTTCATCGAGGTGGGTGAAAATGACAATCTGATCGTGACCAAATTGAACCACAACAAGGCGGCTTTGGGCATCTTCGGCTTTAGCTTCCTCGACCAGAATAGCGACAGCGTTCAGGGCGCGACCGTAGACGGCAGCGAACCCACCTTCGAGGCCATCGCGGACGGCGACTATCCAGTTTCTCGACCGCTGTATTTCTACGTCAAAAAGGCGCATATCGGTTCGATTCCTGGGATTCAGGAATACGTTGAGGAATTTGTGAGCGAAAACGCCACCGGCGAAGATGGCTATCTGACCGACAAAGGGCTGATCCCTCTGCCGGAAGACGAGCGCGCCGATGTTTTGGCTGCGGTTGCCGGGATGGTTTCTGTTAAACTCGCTGTGGTTGACTAA
- the pstC gene encoding phosphate ABC transporter permease subunit PstC has translation MGTVNLILVLLAITGVAYVMARKRAITVAGGLRHIRNLHSLPSYYGAHTALWMLLPVLIMMLFWGMSQSSVIENRLIDTLPASYQQMDRDELSLVINEISNLATGGITSGNESKPEYVAGAETFNALYNRAGWYRTLLAFALAAVGFLLSWRLIHPDFRARNRVESITRWVLLACSLVAILTTLGILLSVIFEAIRFFQMIPLTDFLFGLQWSPQTAIRSDQVGSSGSFGAIPLFTGTLLIALIAMLVATPVGLMTAIYLSEYASKRFRSFAKPALEVLAGIPTVVYGFFAVVTVGPFISNTASLIGLDVTQGAALGVGLVMGIMIIPFVSSLSDDVINAVPQAMRDGSYGLGATQSETIKRVILPAALPGIVGGILLAISRAIGETMIVVMAAGLSANLTANPLESVTTVTAQIVNLLVGDQEFDSAKTLAAFALGLVLFVVTLILNVIALRVVRRYREQYA, from the coding sequence GTGGGTACGGTAAACCTCATCTTGGTACTGCTGGCGATCACCGGTGTCGCCTACGTGATGGCGCGTAAACGAGCCATCACCGTGGCCGGCGGTCTCCGCCACATACGTAACCTGCACTCTTTGCCATCCTACTACGGCGCGCACACGGCACTTTGGATGCTGCTACCGGTATTGATCATGATGCTGTTTTGGGGCATGAGTCAGTCGTCGGTGATCGAAAACAGACTGATCGACACCCTGCCCGCGTCTTACCAACAAATGGATCGCGATGAACTGAGCCTTGTGATCAATGAAATATCAAACCTCGCCACCGGCGGCATTACCAGCGGCAACGAATCCAAGCCCGAATATGTGGCGGGTGCGGAAACGTTTAACGCGCTGTACAACCGCGCCGGTTGGTATCGGACCCTTCTCGCCTTCGCTTTGGCGGCGGTTGGTTTCCTGCTCTCTTGGCGCCTGATTCACCCCGATTTTCGCGCGCGTAATCGCGTGGAGAGCATTACTCGTTGGGTGCTGCTCGCGTGTTCGCTTGTGGCCATATTGACGACTCTGGGCATTCTTTTATCGGTTATTTTTGAGGCCATCCGTTTTTTCCAGATGATCCCGCTCACCGACTTCCTGTTTGGGCTTCAATGGTCACCACAAACGGCCATTCGATCCGATCAGGTGGGCTCATCGGGCAGCTTTGGTGCCATTCCACTGTTTACCGGCACCTTACTCATCGCCCTGATCGCCATGCTGGTCGCCACACCGGTTGGCTTGATGACCGCCATCTATTTGTCGGAGTACGCGTCTAAGCGCTTTCGCTCATTCGCGAAGCCCGCGCTCGAGGTACTCGCGGGTATTCCGACCGTGGTTTACGGGTTTTTTGCCGTCGTCACTGTGGGTCCGTTCATTTCAAACACGGCATCACTGATCGGCCTGGATGTCACACAAGGCGCGGCGCTGGGCGTGGGTCTGGTGATGGGCATCATGATCATTCCGTTTGTGTCATCGCTGTCGGACGACGTGATCAATGCGGTACCCCAAGCCATGCGCGACGGCAGCTATGGGCTCGGTGCAACACAGTCTGAAACCATCAAACGCGTGATTCTTCCGGCCGCACTGCCCGGCATCGTCGGTGGCATTTTGCTGGCGATTTCTCGCGCGATCGGCGAAACCATGATCGTGGTAATGGCGGCCGGACTGTCGGCCAACCTCACCGCTAATCCACTTGAATCTGTCACCACAGTGACCGCGCAAATCGTCAATCTGTTGGTTGGCGACCAAGAGTTCGACAGCGCTAAAACGCTCGCGGCATTCGCACTGGGTTTGGTCCTTTTTGTCGTCACCCTTATCCTCAATGTGATTGCGCTACGCGTTGTTCGTCGCTATCGCGAGCAATACGCATAG
- the pstA gene encoding phosphate ABC transporter permease PstA, whose protein sequence is MNDASNLNETPRRETLKRVRAGLNKRYAKERRFRRLGFAAVMVGLAFLVFFFSSIFSRGYTSFVQTNLLLTVSLDEKIIDPKGERDANTLRRANYRTIVRNGLMGELGEVKGRTARKELLNLASNSAAFDLRDRVVANPELIGTELTLWVLADDEVDLYLKSGESADNYTGRLSETQIGWIDTLRDNDRLEFKFNTPFFTNGDSREPEQAGVMGAALGSFYMLIITLLVAFPVGVAASIYLEEFAPTNKFTDLIEVNINNLAAVPSIVFGLLGLAVFINFFQLPRSAPLVGGLVLSLMTLPVVIIAGRAAIKSVPPSIREAALGLGASHTQVVFHHVLPLAMPGMLTGTIIGMARALGESAPLLMIGMVAFIVDKPSGPLDSATALPVQIFLWFDIPERAFTERTSGAIIVLLLFLLAMNGTAVWLRKKFERRW, encoded by the coding sequence GTGAACGACGCATCGAACCTCAACGAGACACCGCGCCGAGAAACGCTAAAACGCGTTCGCGCAGGACTCAACAAGCGGTATGCCAAAGAGCGACGCTTCCGCCGATTGGGCTTTGCGGCGGTGATGGTCGGACTCGCCTTTTTGGTGTTTTTCTTCAGCAGCATTTTCTCTCGTGGCTATACGTCCTTCGTGCAGACCAACCTTTTACTCACCGTTTCGCTGGACGAAAAAATCATCGATCCAAAAGGGGAACGCGACGCCAATACGCTTCGTCGTGCCAACTACCGCACAATTGTGCGCAATGGCCTGATGGGTGAGCTGGGCGAGGTGAAAGGTCGAACGGCGCGCAAGGAGCTGCTCAATTTGGCCAGCAACAGCGCGGCATTTGATTTGCGCGATCGAGTGGTGGCGAACCCAGAACTTATCGGCACAGAGCTCACGCTCTGGGTACTCGCCGATGACGAAGTGGATCTGTATCTCAAGTCAGGCGAATCCGCCGACAACTACACCGGCCGCCTGTCCGAGACCCAGATTGGGTGGATTGATACGCTGCGCGACAATGACCGCCTTGAATTCAAATTCAATACACCGTTTTTTACCAATGGTGATTCTCGAGAACCCGAGCAAGCCGGTGTAATGGGCGCCGCGCTCGGCTCGTTTTATATGCTGATCATCACACTACTGGTGGCCTTCCCGGTGGGTGTAGCCGCATCGATCTATCTAGAAGAGTTTGCGCCAACCAATAAGTTCACCGACCTGATCGAAGTCAATATTAATAACCTCGCTGCGGTGCCATCGATTGTGTTCGGCCTACTGGGGCTGGCCGTCTTTATTAATTTCTTCCAGCTGCCTCGTTCCGCGCCCTTGGTGGGTGGATTGGTGTTGAGTCTGATGACGCTGCCCGTCGTTATTATCGCCGGGCGCGCGGCCATCAAATCGGTGCCCCCGTCGATTCGCGAAGCCGCGCTAGGGCTTGGCGCGTCGCACACGCAAGTGGTTTTCCACCACGTATTGCCGCTGGCAATGCCGGGCATGCTCACGGGCACGATTATCGGTATGGCCCGCGCACTGGGTGAATCGGCGCCCCTGTTGATGATCGGCATGGTCGCGTTTATTGTTGATAAACCCTCCGGACCGCTCGACTCGGCCACGGCCCTGCCGGTGCAAATCTTTCTATGGTTTGATATCCCGGAGCGCGCATTTACCGAACGCACGTCGGGCGCCATCATTGTGCTGCTGTTGTTCCTCCTTGCCATGAACGGAACAGCAGTGTGGTTACGCAAGAAATTTGAACGCCGCTGGTAA
- the pstB gene encoding phosphate ABC transporter ATP-binding protein PstB, giving the protein MHADMESDTYETIGDVSAKDPVMTTKEVDVHYGTNKAIDNVSLDFGRNEVVALIGPSGCGKSTFLRCMNRMNDTIEIARVTGDIRLHGEDIYSKSMDPVLLRARVGMVFQKPNPFPKSIYENVAYGPRIHGLASDRAELDEIVFTSLRKAGLYEEVKNRLDEPGTGLSGGQQQRLCIARTIAVDPEVILMDEPCSALDPIATARIEDLIDELSKNYTIAIVTHSMQQAARVSQRTAYFHLGRLIEVGTTESIFTTPQHKLTEDYVTGRFG; this is encoded by the coding sequence ATGCATGCAGACATGGAATCAGACACGTACGAGACGATAGGGGACGTGTCCGCGAAAGACCCGGTGATGACCACCAAAGAGGTGGACGTGCATTACGGCACGAACAAAGCCATTGACAACGTGTCGCTCGACTTTGGTCGCAATGAGGTTGTCGCACTGATCGGCCCTTCGGGATGCGGTAAGTCGACGTTCTTGCGCTGCATGAATCGCATGAACGACACCATCGAGATCGCCCGCGTCACTGGCGATATCCGGCTGCATGGCGAAGATATTTACAGCAAGAGCATGGACCCGGTGTTGTTGCGGGCGCGCGTGGGAATGGTGTTTCAAAAACCCAATCCATTTCCTAAATCCATCTATGAAAACGTCGCGTACGGTCCGCGTATTCACGGCTTAGCCAGCGATCGCGCCGAACTCGACGAAATCGTGTTTACCAGTCTGCGCAAAGCCGGCTTGTACGAGGAGGTTAAAAACCGACTTGACGAACCCGGCACTGGCTTGTCTGGGGGACAACAACAGCGCCTATGCATTGCGCGCACAATCGCGGTGGACCCCGAGGTTATTCTAATGGATGAGCCATGCTCGGCACTCGATCCGATTGCGACGGCTCGCATTGAGGATCTGATCGACGAGTTATCGAAAAACTACACCATCGCCATTGTCACACACTCGATGCAGCAGGCAGCCCGTGTCTCGCAACGCACCGCCTATTTCCACCTTGGTCGATTAATTGAAGTCGGCACCACTGAGTCGATCTTCACGACGCCTCAGCATAAACTCACCGAAGACTATGTGACTGGGCGATTCGGCTAG
- a CDS encoding VCBS repeat-containing protein: protein MRAALLMLTVIAVSACGGGSGVSNTPPPAAPPVPTPTPPPPTDPTPSSFFMDASASLPDSRNRDCFDALAVDLDTDGDLDLALAGFGLNGADNVILLNDGNALFTDVSATHLPSNSEVSEHVTSADFDMDGDPDLVFANVSRNNSDHEYYLNTGVGGVMAAAPALPVTGQSAFVVAEDFDNDNDPDLFIGNFGLSNLLVNDSFGGFTDESDTRLPRTDAQITEDSGIGDVNGDSFVDIVVAYRGSNTEGEGRRNQVWLNNGFGVFTDATASNMPSGTNSTFDIALADVDNDGDLDAIVGNATIGNSNAPLLDNLLINDGNGVFTDETAQRWPQNSLSNTYGISTLDIDGDGDLDILTAENLGASGDGTVRAYENDGTGRFTEQTNTLIGDVRGNMVDIEVHDFNGDGIADLYFCATRNFGTAESARDFLFLGL, encoded by the coding sequence ATGAGAGCTGCTCTATTGATGTTAACGGTTATCGCGGTCAGCGCGTGTGGTGGCGGGAGCGGCGTTAGCAACACGCCACCGCCCGCCGCGCCGCCGGTCCCCACTCCCACACCGCCACCACCGACCGATCCAACGCCATCCTCATTTTTTATGGATGCCAGCGCATCACTACCAGACAGCCGCAATCGGGACTGTTTCGATGCGCTCGCGGTGGACCTCGATACCGACGGTGATCTCGACCTCGCGCTGGCGGGCTTTGGACTAAACGGCGCTGACAATGTCATTTTGCTTAATGACGGCAACGCCTTGTTCACCGATGTGTCGGCCACTCACTTGCCCAGTAACAGTGAAGTGTCTGAACACGTGACGAGCGCCGACTTTGATATGGATGGCGATCCCGATTTAGTGTTCGCCAACGTCAGCCGCAATAACTCCGATCACGAGTACTATCTCAATACTGGGGTCGGGGGCGTTATGGCGGCAGCCCCTGCGCTGCCGGTCACCGGTCAATCTGCGTTTGTCGTCGCCGAGGATTTTGATAACGACAACGACCCAGACCTATTTATCGGCAATTTCGGCCTCAGCAATCTATTGGTCAATGACAGCTTTGGTGGTTTTACCGATGAGTCGGACACCCGCTTACCGCGCACGGATGCACAAATTACCGAAGACTCTGGCATCGGCGATGTGAACGGCGACAGCTTTGTGGATATTGTCGTCGCCTATCGCGGCAGCAACACCGAAGGCGAGGGTCGACGCAACCAAGTGTGGCTCAACAATGGATTCGGTGTATTCACCGATGCCACAGCATCCAACATGCCGTCGGGCACTAATTCGACGTTTGATATCGCTCTCGCCGACGTGGACAACGACGGCGACCTGGATGCAATTGTCGGCAACGCCACAATCGGAAATTCAAACGCCCCGTTGCTCGACAACCTGTTGATCAATGACGGTAATGGCGTGTTCACGGATGAAACCGCCCAACGCTGGCCACAAAACAGCCTATCGAATACCTATGGCATCAGCACGCTGGATATCGATGGAGACGGTGATCTGGACATTCTGACGGCGGAAAATCTGGGCGCAAGCGGCGACGGAACGGTGCGTGCTTATGAAAACGATGGCACCGGACGCTTTACCGAACAAACCAACACGCTTATTGGCGATGTCCGAGGCAACATGGTGGACATTGAAGTGCATGATTTTAACGGCGACGGAATAGCCGATTTGTACTTTTGTGCGACCCGAAACTTTGGCACCGCCGAGTCCGCGCGCGATTTTTTGTTTTTAGGACTATAA